Sequence from the uncultured Flavobacterium sp. genome:
TGGAGCAGTGACAGTTTCTTTAGCAACTTCAATTGTTTTTTCAATCTCTGCTGCTTCAGTCGGAGCAGAAACTTCTTCAGTTACTTTTGCAGTTGGCGCATCACCTTCTGTCTCAATAATTGCAATAGTTTGTCCTACCTGAACTAAATCATCTTTACCGAATAATTGTTCAACTAAAATCCCCGATACTTCGCTTGGTACTTCACTATCAACCTTATCAGTTGCAATTTCAAGTACTGCTTCATCAGCTTCAATTTTGTCTCCAACTTCTTTCAACCAGTTGGTAATGGTTGCTTCAGCGACACTTTCTCCCATTTTAGGAAGCTTTAATTCAAATCTTGCCATATTGTTAATCTAAAGGATGATTTTGATTTTGTGATTGCGAAATTACTGAATATTTTAAATATAAATTACACTTAATATAATTTTTTACTCAATTTTTATAATTTGGCCTCTGTCATTTCGGGAATTGCTTCCAATAATAAAATTGGTGTTTTTGGGGAAAATCTTAAAAGTAATGTTCTTATCTTTAAGAGTTTCTATCATTTTGATACATTTTTTGAATGAAACATAGTGATTATCCAAAATAATCTCTCCTCTTTTACCCTTAAAAAGTAGGCACGAATTTACCATTTTTTCTTTTTTTAAATCCAAAAAGAACACTTTATTTTTTAAAATAGAAGGTAATTTTTCAGACAAAATTTTATTTGAAGAATAAAAAACGACACTTTCAGGCAAAGGTTTTGACTTAACTTTTCCCTGAAACATTTTTACAAAAGAGAAAAACCAAATACCAATTTGAATAAAAAACTCAAAAAACCACGATTTCTTAAAATGCTTTTGATAAAAGAAATTCATCGCTTCCTGAAAACGTTTCATATACTTTTCGTCTTTTACCGTACTTTCTCCTTTATAATGTAAAACTGTAGTTTCATGAAAATAGAGATTCACCTTTTGTTTTTGTAAAACACGATACGACAAATCAATATCATCAGCATACATAAAACAATCTTCATCAAAACCTTCTAATTCCTGATATAAATTGCGTTTCAAAAACATAAAAGCTCCAACTAAAATATCGACTTTTCCGGTTTCATTTTCGCCTAAATGTTGCGCATAATATTGATTGAAAAGTTTACTTTTTGGAAAGATCTTATATAAGCCAAAAATCTTTGTAAAAGCAATCCACGGCGTTGGAATTCCGCGTTTGCTTTCGGGCAGAAATTCTCCTGTTCCGTCAATTAATTTACAACCTATAATTCCCAAATCTGTTTGCCTTTCGGCGAAAGCCAAAATCTTGACAAAAGCATCTTCAGCAACAACTGTATCGGGATTTAGAATGCAAACGTATTTTCCGCTCGCTTGAGAAACTCCAATATTATTTCCTTTTGGAAAACCAAAATTAGAGGCGTTTTCAATTAATTTTACGTTCGGAAACTTATTTTTCATCATCAAACAACTCTCGTCTGACGAATTATTATCAATAACAATAATTTCAGCATCAAGTGTCGAAATCGCTTCCTGAACACTTAAAACACATTGCTCCAAGAAGTAACGCACATTATAATTAAGAATAATTACCGATAATTGCATGAAAAATATAGGAATTGATTTTTTCGAAAGTTAGA
This genomic interval carries:
- a CDS encoding glycosyltransferase family 2 protein encodes the protein MQLSVIILNYNVRYFLEQCVLSVQEAISTLDAEIIVIDNNSSDESCLMMKNKFPNVKLIENASNFGFPKGNNIGVSQASGKYVCILNPDTVVAEDAFVKILAFAERQTDLGIIGCKLIDGTGEFLPESKRGIPTPWIAFTKIFGLYKIFPKSKLFNQYYAQHLGENETGKVDILVGAFMFLKRNLYQELEGFDEDCFMYADDIDLSYRVLQKQKVNLYFHETTVLHYKGESTVKDEKYMKRFQEAMNFFYQKHFKKSWFFEFFIQIGIWFFSFVKMFQGKVKSKPLPESVVFYSSNKILSEKLPSILKNKVFFLDLKKEKMVNSCLLFKGKRGEIILDNHYVSFKKCIKMIETLKDKNITFKIFPKNTNFIIGSNSRNDRGQIIKIE